The window GGGCGGCAACCTCCTGCACCGGCATGGCCAGCATCAGGATCAGCGAAAAAACGGCACTCATCAGAAATTTCCCTGCAACTGGACCAGGACGCCGCGCTGCCGTTCAAAGGTCGCGACGGAACCCAGATCGGTATAGGCGATGGTCGCCGTGACATGCCGGTTCACCCCGTACACGGCAAAGGCATCCCACCAGTCATCCTCGCGCGCGATGGTCAGGTTGCTCGGCTTGCCCCGATATTCCGCACCCACGGCAAAGCGGCGCGAAAATTGATAGGCCAGCGACCCTTCAGCCTGCACCTGATGGGCGTCATTCAACCCGCCGCCATGGCCCAGCAGGCCGTTCTGGTTCGCCTTGGTCATCCGCACGGTGGCATTGGCCAGCAGCGACCAGCGCAGGAACAGCTTGGTTGCCGACAGATAGTAATCCACACCCTCGTCATCGCCCGCACCCAGCGCCTGAACCAGCGCGCCGTCGCGGCTTTTCTTGTACTGCGCGCCAATCGCGATGGCGGGCAGGAATTCGGGACCATAGACCACATCGCCGGCCAGCTTGACCTTGGCGCCGATAACATCCTGATCCAGCTTGTAGTCATTGCCGATGCCCAGCGCGCCGCCGACCCGGTTGGTGTCCAGCACCTGGCGGACATAACTGATCTCTACCCGGTCGAACACGCCGATCGCGGCGGCATAGCTGCGGAAATCATAGTCCTTCAGCTCGATGCCCGTCACCGATGCCTGGCCGCCAATCCCGTCCTTCGTCTCGTTGCCGGCAATCACTGCCCATGGGGTCAGGCCGCCGCCCGCCGCGCCCTCAATGGTCGAAATGCCGTTGGTCAGCAGCAATTTGCCATTGTCCGAAGATTGCGCCCATGCGGCAGACCCTGATGAGATCAGGCCAATCAGCATGGCGATGCGGGGAATCTGGTTCCTTGTCATGCGCACTGATGTGGCGAAACAGGGTTAACAAAGACTTCAGCTCTGCAAATCGCTAAATGAAGCTACGCATTTACCGCAAATTGACGATTGTTAGCGATAAACGGGGCATGATCGTTCGCAGTCTGTCTCTGTCGCTGGCGTTGATGACCTCCCCTGCCGTTGCAGGATCGTTGCAGATCGAAGTGGTCGACACGAACGGGCGCGCCCTTCCCGATGCCGTGGTTACCCTGCATCCGGCGGCGGGCATTCCGCCGGGGCCTATCCGTTTCCCTTGGACCGCGCAGATGATCCAGAAGGACGTCAACTTCGTTCCCGGCACTCTGATCGTGCCCGTTGGCGCAACCGTCTCCTTCCCCAACAGGGACAAGGTGCGCCATCACATCTATTCCTTTTCGCGTCCCGCGAAGTTCGAAATCAAGCTGTTCGGGCGGGACGAAACGCGAAGCTACACGTTTCGCACCGCCGGAGCCGTCGCGCTGGGCTGCAACATCCATGACCGGATGAGCGGATTCATCAAGGTGGTGGACACGCCCTTTGCTGCAAAAACGGGTTCGGACGGCATGGCCAGCATCGCCGCCATCCCCGCCGGAACCGGCCGCCTGACGGTTTGGCATCCGCGGATGCGTGCTCGGGATAACGAAAGCAGCTTCACTCTTGCCATTCCCGCCAGCGGATTGATCACCAAACGCATCACCGTCGGCGTGCGATAAACGCATGCCGCGCCTTCCCCTGTCGCTTGTCCGCGCAGTGCGGATCCTGCGCCGCTCGCTGTCGGTCAAGCTGGCGCTTGTCTATGCCAGCCTCTTTACGGTGGCGGTGGCGCTGATCCTGCTCGGCGCAAAGGCGGGGATGACGCTGTACGCCGAACGCATGATCGAGCGCGAAATGGCGGCCGGTGCGCAGGTGTTCGATCGGGTCGCATCGATGCGGTACGACCAATTGGGCAATGCCGGCCGCGTGCTGGCGGGGGATTTCGGTTTTCGCACCGCTGCCGCAACTGGCGATGCGCCGACCATCGCATCAGCGCTCGATTCCCTTGGCGGCCGACTGCAGATCGAACAGGCTTTCTTCGTTTCCGCAGACGGATCGGTCACCGGCTTTTCCGGGACTTTGCCACGGCGCGATGTCGATGCGCTGCGCACCGCGCTGGAACAGGATGCCACTGCCGGCGTGCTGCGCCTTGGCGATCAACGCTTCAATGCCGCGGCTGCGCCAGTTCAGGCACCGACGACGATCGGCTGGGTGGTCTTTGCCAACCGCATCGATGGTGCGGAGATGTCCCGGATGGCCAGCCTGTCCGCCATCGACCTGAAACCCCGCATTGTGCCAGCCTCCCGCCTTCCGAAGAACGCCCGACTGGGCCGGATCGTGGACATGGTTTCCGGGGGCGAGCGTGTGCTGGTCCGCGCCCTGCCCGTCAAATCGTTCCGCACTGACGAGCCGCAGGTCCTGCTGCTTGAATACAGCGTCACGCGCGCGCTGGATCAGTTCGCGCCGATGTTCTGGGCGCTGCTCGCATGCGGCGTTGCCGGTATCCTGCTGGCCGCGGGGGGCAGCTGGCTGCTCGCCCGGCGCCTGACCCGGCCGATCGTCGCGCTGGATCAGGCCGCCCGCCAGGTCGCGCGCGGCGACCATGTGCAGGTGGCGGTCACGACCCGCGACGAAATCGGCCGCCTTGCTCGCAGTTTCAATCGCATGGTCGACGACATTGCCGAACGCGAGCGTCAGATCACGCACATGGCGCTGCACGATGCCCTGACCGGCCTGCCCAACCGCCTGCTGCTTCGCGAACAGCTGTCGATGGTGTCGGCCAGAGGCGGTGAGCGGCGGCGACAGGCGCTGTTCTGCCTTGATCTCGATCATTTCAAGGCCGTGAACGATACGCTGGGCCATCCGACCGGAGACGCCCTGTTG of the Sphingomonas sp. BGYR3 genome contains:
- a CDS encoding DUF3034 family protein, with translation MTRNQIPRIAMLIGLISSGSAAWAQSSDNGKLLLTNGISTIEGAAGGGLTPWAVIAGNETKDGIGGQASVTGIELKDYDFRSYAAAIGVFDRVEISYVRQVLDTNRVGGALGIGNDYKLDQDVIGAKVKLAGDVVYGPEFLPAIAIGAQYKKSRDGALVQALGAGDDEGVDYYLSATKLFLRWSLLANATVRMTKANQNGLLGHGGGLNDAHQVQAEGSLAYQFSRRFAVGAEYRGKPSNLTIAREDDWWDAFAVYGVNRHVTATIAYTDLGSVATFERQRGVLVQLQGNF
- a CDS encoding methylamine utilization protein, which gives rise to MKLRIYRKLTIVSDKRGMIVRSLSLSLALMTSPAVAGSLQIEVVDTNGRALPDAVVTLHPAAGIPPGPIRFPWTAQMIQKDVNFVPGTLIVPVGATVSFPNRDKVRHHIYSFSRPAKFEIKLFGRDETRSYTFRTAGAVALGCNIHDRMSGFIKVVDTPFAAKTGSDGMASIAAIPAGTGRLTVWHPRMRARDNESSFTLAIPASGLITKRITVGVR
- a CDS encoding EAL domain-containing protein, with translation MPRLPLSLVRAVRILRRSLSVKLALVYASLFTVAVALILLGAKAGMTLYAERMIEREMAAGAQVFDRVASMRYDQLGNAGRVLAGDFGFRTAAATGDAPTIASALDSLGGRLQIEQAFFVSADGSVTGFSGTLPRRDVDALRTALEQDATAGVLRLGDQRFNAAAAPVQAPTTIGWVVFANRIDGAEMSRMASLSAIDLKPRIVPASRLPKNARLGRIVDMVSGGERVLVRALPVKSFRTDEPQVLLLEYSVTRALDQFAPMFWALLACGVAGILLAAGGSWLLARRLTRPIVALDQAARQVARGDHVQVAVTTRDEIGRLARSFNRMVDDIAERERQITHMALHDALTGLPNRLLLREQLSMVSARGGERRRQALFCLDLDHFKAVNDTLGHPTGDALLCEIANRLNRFAGDGFVARLGGDEFALILEEGQRSLDRIAHELTDLIRTPCMVNGHRLVPGTSIGIAVIGPDGSDPVTLTKHADLALYRAKQEGRGAYRFFEPAMDAEAQARRAMEMDLHDAIRLGQLSLMFQPLFNLSEGRVSAFEALLRWNHPVRGMVSPVDFIPLAEDTGLIVPIGEWVIREACRTAREWPDHVRVAVNVSPVQFRNPGLNSVILQALSETGLPPQRLELEITESLFIDNPETTLASLHSLRALGVRVALDDFGTGYSSLSYLRSFPFDKIKIDRSFIIDLLNSKGATAIIRSITTLAEALGMETTAEGVENAGQLDILREQGCSHIQGYYFSRPITRDAIAALLLHNGDIAEQRLAS